From a region of the Panulirus ornatus isolate Po-2019 chromosome 38, ASM3632096v1, whole genome shotgun sequence genome:
- the LOC139760794 gene encoding uncharacterized protein, with protein sequence MRTTRTAITFFVASCCLALLIQVATAAPRCKEHDQPAPSDCTYGEVKDWCRNGVCAKGPGERCGGHWWKEGKCGLGTYCSCNVCTGCSAVVNGVCSAPTLIC encoded by the exons ATGAGAACTACAAGAACAGCCATCACCTTCTTCGTCGCTTCCTGCTGCCTTGCTCTTCTTATCCA GGTAGCGACAGCAGCCCCTCGCTGCAAAGAGCACGACCAGCCTGCGCCAAGCGACTGCACGTACGGCGAAGTGAAGGACTGGTGCCGCAATGGAGTCTGTGCTAAG ggTCCAGGAGAGAGGTGCGGTGGACACTGGTGGAAGGAAGGCAAATGTGGGCTGGGAACTTACTGCTCCTGCAACGTCTGTACCGGCTGTTCTGCTGTTGTGAATGGCGTTTGCTCAGCGCCCACATTAATTTGTTAG